Proteins from one Fragaria vesca subsp. vesca linkage group LG6, FraVesHawaii_1.0, whole genome shotgun sequence genomic window:
- the LOC101312169 gene encoding transmembrane and coiled-coil domains protein 1-like, translating to MATPSFLSSLKYSDSLTVVGISICTAVICEAISWVLIYRTNSYKSLRSSIDKAAKKLETMKTESTTAKITKKSKTKKIDRVETSLKESSRDLSLFKFKSGAVVAVVLFVVFGLLNSLFEGKAVAKLPFKPFGLVMKMSHRGLQGDDPTDCSMAFLYFLCSISIRTNLQKFLGFSPPRGASAGLFPMPDPKTN from the coding sequence ATGGCGACCCCCTCTTTCCTCTCGAGCTTGAAATACTCGGACAGTCTCACAGTCGTCGGCATCTCCATCTGCACCGCCGTAATCTGCGAGGCCATCTCATGGGTCCTCATCTACCGAACCAACTCCTACAAGTCCCTCCGATCCTCCATCGACAAGGCCGCCAAGAAGCTCGAGACCATGAAGACCGAATCCACCACCGCCAAAATTACCAAAAAGTCCAAGACCAAGAAGATCGACCGCGTCGAGACCAGCCTCAAGGAGTCTAGCCGCGACCTCTCCCTCTTCAAGTTCAAGTCCGGCGCCGTCGTCGCCGTCGTCCTCTTCGTCGTCTTCGGCCTTCTCAACTCGCTCTTCGAGGGCAAGGCGGTCGCGAAATTACCTTTTAAGCCCTTCGGGTTGGTGATGAAGATGAGCCACAGAGGCCTGCAGGGGGACGATCCCACGGATTGCTCGATGGCATTTTTGTACTTTCTGTGCTCCATCAGTATTCGGACCAATTTGCAGAAGTTCTTGGGCTTCTCGCCGCCCCGAGGTGCCAGTGCCGGGTTGTTCCCCATGCCCGACCCGAAAACCAATTGA